In Vitis riparia cultivar Riparia Gloire de Montpellier isolate 1030 chromosome 19, EGFV_Vit.rip_1.0, whole genome shotgun sequence, the following proteins share a genomic window:
- the LOC117909269 gene encoding uroporphyrinogen decarboxylase 1, chloroplastic isoform X1 gives MSLSSPTSMCCCLGWSSSSSVQLGFLPARFFRVSSRPTKRFHFKCSSSVPDSGSDPLLVKAARGDPVTRPPAWMMRQAGRYMAVYRKLAEKYPSFRQRSETTDLIVEISLQPWEAFHPDGVIIFSDILTPLPAFGVPFDIEEVRGPVIHSPIRSEEGLKVLHPIDLKKLHFVGESLRILRQEVGGQAAVLGFVGAPWTIGTYIVEGGTTRTYTIIKSMCHTAPNVLRALLSHLTQAISEYIVFQVESGAHCIQIFDSWGGQLPPDMWECWSKPYIEEMVSVVRKRCPGTPIVLYINGNGGLLERMKGTGVDVIGLDWTVDMADGRKRLGSGISIQGNVDPAFLFSPLPALTNEIQRVVRCAGPRGHILNLGHGVLVGTPEEAVAHFFEVARNLNLSTLLEDNAVEEPKLAV, from the exons ATGAGCTTATCTTCTCCGACCAG TATGTGTTGCTGTCTCGGCTGGAGCTCTTCCTCCTCCGTACAACTAGGGTTTCTTCCCGCCAGATTTTTTCGCGTTTCTTCCAGACCAACCAAAAGATTTCATTTCAAATGCTCTTCTTCGGTTCCTGATTCtg GTTCAGATCCACTCTTGGTTAAGGCTGCAAGAGGGGACCCTGTTACTCGGCCTCCAGCATGGATGATGCGCCAAGCCGGAAGGTACATGGCTGTTTACAGAAAGCTTGCGGAGAAATACCCATCCTTCAGACAGAGGTCAGAGACAACTGATCTCATTgtggaaatttctttgcagcctTGGGAAGCTTTCCACCCTGATGGTGTTATCATTTTCTCCGACATACTTACACCTTTACCTGCATTTGGTGTCCCATTTGACATAGAGGAAGTGAGGGGCCCTGTTATTCATTCTCCAATTCGCTCTGAAGAAGGCTTGAAAGTATTGCATCCCATAGACTTAAAGAAGCTTCATTTTGTGGGAGAATCACTAAGAATTTTGCGGCAGgag GTGGGGGGACAAGCTGCTGTTCTGGGTTTTGTGGGAGCACCTTGGACAATTGGGACATATATAGTAGAAGGCGGTACAACTCGAACATATACGATCATAAAAAGCATGTGTCATACAGCACCAAATGTATTGAGGGCTCTTCTTTCTCATTTAACACAGGCAATATCTGAATACATTGTTTTCCAAGTTGAATCCGGGGCCCACTGTATACAAATATTTGATTCTTGGGGTGGTCAACTACCGCCTGATATGTGGGAGTGCTGGTCAAAACCTTATATTGAAGAG ATGGTGAGTGTTGTAAGGAAAAGGTGCCCTGGAACTCCAATTGTTCTATACATTAATGGAAATGGTGGTCTTCTTGAGCGAATGAAAGGAACTGGGGTCGATGTGATTGGACTTGACTGGACAGTGGATATGGCTGATGGAAGAAAGCGATTGGGGAGTGGAATCAGTATACAGGGAAATGTGGATcctgcttttttattttctcctcTTCCTGCCTTGACTAATGAAATTCAAAG GGTTGTGAGGTGTGCAGGACCAAGGGGCCACATTCTTAATTTAGGTCACGGCGTTCTTGTTGGGACACCTGAAGAAGCTGTTGCACATTTCTTTGAAGTTGCAAGAAACTTGAACCTTAGTACACTGCTTGAAGACAATGCAGTGGAGGAACCTAAATTGGCTGTTTGA
- the LOC117909269 gene encoding uroporphyrinogen decarboxylase 1, chloroplastic isoform X2, which yields MSLSSPTSMCCCLGWSSSSSVQLGFLPARFFRVSSRPTKRFHFKCSSSVPDSDPLLVKAARGDPVTRPPAWMMRQAGRYMAVYRKLAEKYPSFRQRSETTDLIVEISLQPWEAFHPDGVIIFSDILTPLPAFGVPFDIEEVRGPVIHSPIRSEEGLKVLHPIDLKKLHFVGESLRILRQEVGGQAAVLGFVGAPWTIGTYIVEGGTTRTYTIIKSMCHTAPNVLRALLSHLTQAISEYIVFQVESGAHCIQIFDSWGGQLPPDMWECWSKPYIEEMVSVVRKRCPGTPIVLYINGNGGLLERMKGTGVDVIGLDWTVDMADGRKRLGSGISIQGNVDPAFLFSPLPALTNEIQRVVRCAGPRGHILNLGHGVLVGTPEEAVAHFFEVARNLNLSTLLEDNAVEEPKLAV from the exons ATGAGCTTATCTTCTCCGACCAG TATGTGTTGCTGTCTCGGCTGGAGCTCTTCCTCCTCCGTACAACTAGGGTTTCTTCCCGCCAGATTTTTTCGCGTTTCTTCCAGACCAACCAAAAGATTTCATTTCAAATGCTCTTCTTCGGTTCCTGATTCtg ATCCACTCTTGGTTAAGGCTGCAAGAGGGGACCCTGTTACTCGGCCTCCAGCATGGATGATGCGCCAAGCCGGAAGGTACATGGCTGTTTACAGAAAGCTTGCGGAGAAATACCCATCCTTCAGACAGAGGTCAGAGACAACTGATCTCATTgtggaaatttctttgcagcctTGGGAAGCTTTCCACCCTGATGGTGTTATCATTTTCTCCGACATACTTACACCTTTACCTGCATTTGGTGTCCCATTTGACATAGAGGAAGTGAGGGGCCCTGTTATTCATTCTCCAATTCGCTCTGAAGAAGGCTTGAAAGTATTGCATCCCATAGACTTAAAGAAGCTTCATTTTGTGGGAGAATCACTAAGAATTTTGCGGCAGgag GTGGGGGGACAAGCTGCTGTTCTGGGTTTTGTGGGAGCACCTTGGACAATTGGGACATATATAGTAGAAGGCGGTACAACTCGAACATATACGATCATAAAAAGCATGTGTCATACAGCACCAAATGTATTGAGGGCTCTTCTTTCTCATTTAACACAGGCAATATCTGAATACATTGTTTTCCAAGTTGAATCCGGGGCCCACTGTATACAAATATTTGATTCTTGGGGTGGTCAACTACCGCCTGATATGTGGGAGTGCTGGTCAAAACCTTATATTGAAGAG ATGGTGAGTGTTGTAAGGAAAAGGTGCCCTGGAACTCCAATTGTTCTATACATTAATGGAAATGGTGGTCTTCTTGAGCGAATGAAAGGAACTGGGGTCGATGTGATTGGACTTGACTGGACAGTGGATATGGCTGATGGAAGAAAGCGATTGGGGAGTGGAATCAGTATACAGGGAAATGTGGATcctgcttttttattttctcctcTTCCTGCCTTGACTAATGAAATTCAAAG GGTTGTGAGGTGTGCAGGACCAAGGGGCCACATTCTTAATTTAGGTCACGGCGTTCTTGTTGGGACACCTGAAGAAGCTGTTGCACATTTCTTTGAAGTTGCAAGAAACTTGAACCTTAGTACACTGCTTGAAGACAATGCAGTGGAGGAACCTAAATTGGCTGTTTGA
- the LOC117908587 gene encoding protein LIGHT-DEPENDENT SHORT HYPOCOTYLS 10-like: MSPQQPHDVISILFSTAILLSSSSSSSSSFSSSPTIFFFILLGNSSDMSSNKGKDTGEGSSTRSSAEDQQQQPPPLSRYESQKRRDWNTFGQFLKNQRPPVALAQCNSNQVLDFLRYLDQFGKTKVHLQGCVYFGQPEPPGPCTCPLKQAWGSLDALIGRLRAAYEENGGLPEKNPFASGAIRIYLREVRDSQAKARGVPYKKKKKKRNQMKANNDESNFPMQSM; the protein is encoded by the coding sequence ATGTCTCCTCAGCAGCCCCATGATGTGATCTCCATCCTTTTTTCCACAGCAATTCTgctatcttcttcttcttcttcttcttcttctttttcttcttctcccaccatcttcttcttcatcttgcTTGGGAATTCATCTGATATGTCAAGCAACAAAGGAAAGGACACAGGAGAAGGGTCGTCGACTCGATCCTCTGCTGAAGATCAGCAGCAGCAACCGCCACCACTGAGTCGGTACGAGTCGCAGAAGCGGCGAGACTGGAACACCTTTGGACAGTTCTTGAAGAATCAAAGACCCCCAGTTGCCCTCGCCCAGTGCAACTCCAACCAAGTACTCGATTTTCTTCGATATCTTGATCAGTTCGGAAAGACAAAGGTGCACCTACAAGGCTGTGTCTATTTTGGGCAACCTGAACCACCTGGTCCTTGTACTTGTCCATTGAAACAAGCTTGGGGCAGCCTTGATGCCCTAATCGGTCGCCTCAGAGCTGCTTATGAAGAAAATGGAGGATTACCTGAGAAAAACCCTTTTGCCAGTGGGGCAATTCGGATTTATTTACGCGAAGTGAGGGACTCCCAAGCCAAGGCGAGGGGTGTCCCgtataagaagaagaagaaaaagagaaatcaaatgAAGGCGAACAACGATGAGTCGAACTTTCCGATGCAGTCCATGTGA
- the LOC117908605 gene encoding EP1-like glycoprotein 2, translating into MATAFFHIFILLILFPFAALALVPANQTFKFVNQGEFGDRIIEYDASYRVIRNDVYTFFTFPFRLCFYNTTPDNYIFAIRAGVPGDESLMRWVWDANRNDPAHENSTLTFGRDGNFVLAEADGRVVWQTNTANKGVTGIKLLPNGNLVLHDKNGKFIWQSFDYPTDTLLVGQLLRIKGRNKLVSRVSEMDGSDGKYSLVFDKKGLTMYINNSGKLLQYGGWPGDDFGTIVAFEAIPENDNATAFELVLSAYEETTPTPPPPGRRRLLQVRPISSGGQRNLNKLNYNATYSFLRLSHDGNLRAYTYYDQVSYLKWDETFAFFSSYFIRECALPSKCGSFGLCNKGMCVACPSPKGLLGWSESCAPPRLPPCKGGAAKVDYYKIIGVENFLNPYLDDGKGPMKVEECRERCSRDCKCLGFIYKEDTSKCLLAPLLATLIKDENATSVGYIKYSK; encoded by the coding sequence ATGGCTACTGCTTTTTTCCATATCTTCATCCTCCTCATCCTCTTTCCTTTTGCTGCTCTAGCCCTAGTTCCTGCGAATCAAACCTTCAAATTCGTTAACCAAGGCGAATTTGGAGATCGAATAATCGAATATGATGCTAGCTATCGTGTGATCCGCAATGACGTCTATACCTTCTTCACCTTCCCCTTCCGCCTTTGTTTCTACAACACCACTCCTGATAACTACATTTTCGCCATTAGAGCCGGAGTCCCCGGCGACGAAAGCCTCATGCGGTGGGTTTGGGACGCCAACCGCAACGACCCAGCACACGAAAACTCCACCCTCACCTTTGGCCGTGACGGGAACTTCGTCCTTGCGGAGGCGGACGGCCGAGTGGTGTGGCAGACCAACACGGCAAACAAAGGCGTCACCGGCATTAAGCTTCTCCCGAATGGGAACTTGGTTCTTCACGATAAGAACGGGAAGTTCATCTGGCAGAGCTTTGATTACCCCACTGACACCCTCTTGGTGGGTCAGTTACTCCGGATCAAAGGCCGGAACAAGCTCGTTAGCCGGGTCTCTGAAATGGATGGCTCCGACGGAAAATACAGTTTGGTGTTTGATAAAAAGGGGTTAACCATGTATATAAACAACTCCGGCAAGCTCCTCCAATATGGCGGTTGGCCGGGTGATGATTTTGGAACCATAGTGGCTTTCGAAGCTATACCGGAGAACGATAACGCCACTGCATTTGAGCTAGTGCTGAGCGCATACGAGGAGACAACCCCAACCCCACCACCTCCCGGACGCCGCCGGCTCCTCCAGGTACGTCCAATTAGCAGCGGAGGGCAGCGCAACCTCAACAAACTGAACTACAACGCGACATACTCCTTCTTGAGACTCAGCCATGATGGGAACCTCAGGGCGTATACATACTATGACCAGGTAAGCTACCTGAAATGGGACGAAACCTTTGCATTCTTCTCTAGTTACTTTATCAGAGAATGTGCGTTACCATCAAAATGTGGTTCCTTCGGGCTATGCAATAAGGGCATGTGCGTGGCCTGCCCTAGCCCGAAAGGCCTTCTAGGGTGGAGCGAGAGCTGCGCGCCGCCACGGCTGCCACCATGCAAGGGCGGAGCTGCTAAGGTGGATTACTACAAGATTATTGGAGTGGAGAATTTCTTGAATCCTTATTTGGATgatgggaaaggtcccatgaaggtGGAGGAGTGTAGAGAAAGATGTAGCAGGGACTGCAAGTGTTTAGGGTTTATTTACAAGGAAGATACTTCTAAGTGCCTGCTTGCTCCATTGCTTGCGACTCTTATTAAAGATGAGAATGCTACTTCCGTGGGATATATCAAGTACTCTAAGTAG